A genomic window from Dama dama isolate Ldn47 chromosome 6, ASM3311817v1, whole genome shotgun sequence includes:
- the LOC133058517 gene encoding AN1-type zinc finger protein 6-like, translating to MAQETNHSQVPMLCSTGCGFYGNPRTNGMCSVCYKEHLQRQNSSNGRISPPAPSVTSLSESLPVQCTDGSVPEAQSALDSTASSMQPSPVSNQSLLSESVASSQVDSTSVDKAIPETEDLQASVSETAQQASEEQSKSLEKPKQKKNRCFMCRKKVGLTGFECRCGNVYCGVQRYSDVRNCSYNYKADAAEKIRKENPVVVGEKIQKI from the coding sequence ATGGCTCAAGAAACTAATCACAGCCAAGTGCCTATGCTTTGTTCCACTGGCTGCGGATTTTATGGAAACCCTCGTACGAATGGCATGTGTTCAGTGTGCTATAAAGAACATCTTCAAAGACAGAATAGTAGTAATGGTAGAATAAGTCCACCTGCGCCTTCTGTCACAAGTCTGTCTGAGTCCTTACCAGTCCAGTGCACAGACGGTAGTGTCCCAGAGGCTCAGTCAGCGCTAGACTCAACAGCTTCATCTATGCAGCCAAGCCCTGTGTCAAATCAGTCACTTTTATCAGAATCTGTAGCGTCTTCCCAAGTGGACAGTACATCTGTGGACAAAGCAATACCTGAAACAGAAGACCTGCAAGCTTCCGTGTCAGAAACGGCACAGCAGGCATCTGAAGAGCAAAGCAAGTCTCttgaaaaaccaaaacagaaaaagaatcgcTGTTTCATGTGCAGAAAAAAAGTGGGACTTACTGGGTTTGAATGCCGGTGTGGAAATGTTTACTGTGGTGTACAGCGTTACTCAGATGTACGCAATTGCTCTTACAATTACAAAGCTGATGCTGCtgagaaaatcagaaaagaaaatccagTAGTTGTTGGTGAAAAGATCCAGAAGATTTGA